The genomic segment TAGTTGCGTTGCAGCGCATTTCGAACCGCCCGCTTGCTCTGTATTCAAGGCCCTCTCCCTTTGGGCTGAGGCCGCACGCTTGCGAGCCATCGGCTCGCGTATCGACGAACGCCCTCACGCCAGTGCGAGGGCCGGGGCGCGGAGCGGGGGGTTGGGGTGAGGATGCTTTTCGGGCTCCATGCGTAAAACTCAGCCCTCACCCGAAGCGCTACGCGCTTCGACCTCTCCCGGAGGGAGAGGTGCTTGGATCTCTAGTTGCGTTGCAGCGCACTTCGAACTGCCCGCTCTCTTGCTGTTGGTTTCGAGCCCCTCTCTCTGGGGTGAGGCGGCACGCTTGCGAGCCATTGGCTCGCGTGTCGACGAACGCCCTCGCACCAGTGCGAGGGCCGGGGCGCGGAGCGGGGGTTGGGGTGAGGGTGCTCTTCGAGCTCCATGCGTAAAACTCGGCCCTCACCCGAAGCGCTACGCGCTTCGACCCCGGATCACGTCCGGGGCAGGCTCTCTCCCGGAGGGAGGGGTGTCTGCTTGCTGCGATCTGCAACGCGCCGCGGCATCGATCGAGCGTGCGGAAAGTCGATAGGCGATGCGGCGGTACGCCTCTTACTCCTGCGGCGCCCGCGCACTGTCGTACGGCACTGCCGTCGCGCCGCTGATCGCGCCGGTCTTCGCGCTCGTGTGCACGTACAGCGTGACTTCGCGCTTGAACTCCAGCGGACCGTCGACCACCGCATCCGGGCCGATGATCACGCGCGGGTTGCGGCGGCTGATCGTCACCGGGAACCAGTTCGACGACGGCTTGTCGATCACCAGCTTGCCGCGCACGTGCGAGCCGGTGCCGATGGTGACGTCGCCATTGACCGTTTTCACGTCGCCGGTGACCTCGGTGCCGACCATGCCGATCGCGCCGTTGACCGTCGAGACGTTGCCGTCGATGCGGCCGCCGCGGTCGACGAACACGCCGCCGCTGACGCTCTCGACGTTGCCGCCCAGCTGCGCGTCGGTGCCGACGCGGATCGCGCCGTTGACCGTGGTCAGCGATTTGGCCTGCGCACGCGCGCCGACATTGATGCCGCCGTTGACGGTTTCCATGTCCTCGACCGCGATGCCGTCGCCGGCGCGGATGCCGCCGTTGACGGTCTCCACGTCGCGCGCCTTCACGCCGTCGCCGATGCGGATGCCGCCGTTGACCGTGCTCAGGTCGCGGTAGGTCTGGCCGGCTTCGGCCTCGACACCACCGTTGACCTTGGAAATGTCCTCCTGCGCGAACGCGGCGCCGGTGGCCAGCGCAAGAGCGGCAGCGAGCAGCAGGGGGGCGGAGCGCAAGCGCGCAGGGGCAGGGGACATGGCCGTGACCTCGTGAATGGATGGGCGGGCCGGAACCCGTCGACAGGTAGCTTGCCCCCGCTTCGCTACAATCGCATCTGTCTTTCGTCACTGGGTCGATCGTCGTGCCGCACGCCGCCAGCTCTCCCCGTCCGCGCCCCGTCGTCCTGCTGATCCTCGATGGCTGGGGGCACCGCGACGATCCGCGCGACAACGCCCTGGCGCTCGCCGACATCCCCAACTGGCGCCGTCTGCTGGCCGAGCATCCGTCCACGCTGATCCACACCGAGGGCCGCCACGTCGGCCTGCCGGACGGGCAGATGGGCAACTCCGAAGTCGGCCACATGAACATCGGCGCCGGCCGCATCGTCTACCAGGACCTGACCCGCATCGACGCGGCGATCGAGGACGGCAGCTTCTTCGACAACGCCGAACTGCTGGCCGCCTGCGATGCGGTGCGCGGCAACGGCGGCACGCTGCACGTCATGGGCCTGCTGTCGCCCGGCGGCGTGCACAGCCACGAAGCGCATCTGGCGGCGATGCTCGACCTCGCCGCGAAGCGCGGCGTCGCCCGCGTCGCCGTGCATGCGTTCACCGACGGCCGCGACATGCCGCCGCGTTCGGCCGAACCCAGCCTGCGCGCGCTGCAGGACCGCTGCGCCGCGCTCGGCAATGCGCACGTCGCCAGCGTGTCCGGCCGTTACTACGCGATGGACCGCGACAATCGCTGGGAGCGCGTGCGCCTGGCCTGGGACGCGATCGTCGACGCGACGTCGCCGCACCACACGCCCGATGCGGTCGCCGCACTGCAGGCCGCGTATGCGCGCGACGAGAACGACGAATTCGTGCTGCCGACCGTCATCGACGGTGCCGCGCCGATGGCCGACGGCGACGCGGTCGTCTTCATGAACTTCCGCGCCGACCGCGCGCGTCAGCTGACGGCCGCCTTCGTCGATCCCGCATTCGCCGGATTCGAGGCACGTCGTCCCCAGCTCGCGCGTTTCGTCTGCCTGACCGAGTACGACGCGCGCCTGCCGGCGCCGCTCGCATTCGCGCCCGACAGCCTGCCGAACACGCTGGGCGAAGTGCTCGGCGCGAACGGCATGACCCAATTGCGCATCGCCGAGACCGAGAAGTACGCGCACGTGACGTTCTTCATGAGCGGCGGCCGCGAGGATCCCTATCCGGGCGAGGACCGCATCCTGGTGCCGAGCCCCAAGGTCGCGACCTACGACCTGCAGCCGGAGATGAGCGCGCCCGAAGTCTGCGCCAAGCTCGTGCAGGCCGTCCGCGACCAGCGCTTCGACGTGGTGATCTGCAACTTCGCCAATCCCGACATGGTGGGTCACACCGGCGTGCTGGCAGCGGCGATCAAGGCGGTGGAAACGGTGGACACCGCGGTCGGTGAAATCGTCGCGGCCGTGCGTGAGCAGGGTGGTGAACTGCTGGTCACCGCCGATCACGGCAACGTCGAAATGATGCGCGACCCGGAAACCGGCGAGCCGCACACCTCGCACACCGTCGGCCCGGTGGATCTGATCTACGTCGGCAGTCGTGACGTGCCGCTGCGCGGCGGCGGTGCACTGCGTGATCTCGCGCCGACGATCCTCGATCTGATCGGCGTCGAACAACCGGCCGAAATGACCGGCCGCAGCCTGCTGCAGGCCGCCGGCTGAACATGTCCCGCGGCCGCGCGCTGCTGCTGGTCGCGCTGCTCGTTGCGGCGCTGCCCGTGCTCGACGCCGCAGGGCAGAACAGCCGCGAGACCGAGCGCCGCCTCGAGCGCGTGCGCAAGGAACTGCGCGATGTCGCCGCCGAGCGCCGTCGACTCGAAGGCCAGCGCGGCGAAGCGGCGCGCGATCTGCGCGCGGCCGACGAACAGGTCTCGACATCCGCGCGCGCGTTGCGCGACACACGCATCAAGCTCGCCGAAGAACAGATCGCGCTGGAGAAACTGCAGGCACGCCGGGTCGAACTCGAATCCACGGTAGAGACGCGCCGCGAAGAACTCGCCGCGCTGGTGCGCGCCGCCTACACCGTCGGCGACGAAGCCGCGCTGAAGCTGATGCTCGCGCAGGATCGCGTCGCCGATGCCGGACGCCTGCTGACCTATCACCGCTATCTGCAGCAGCAACGCAGCACGCGCATCTCCGAACTGCGCGCGGAAATGGCAGAACTCGACGGCATCGAAGCCGCGATCCAGGACCGCCGCGCGGGACTCGAAGCCGCGCAGGTCGAGCAACGCGCGCAGCTGGCCAAGGTCGAGAGCGATCGCAGCCAGCGCGCCGAAGCGGTCAAGGGCATCGAATCGCGCTTCAGCGATCGCAGCGCCCGCGAAAAAGCACTCGGTCGCGATGCCCGCTCGCTGGAACGCGTGCTCACCCAACTGCGCGAAGCCGCGCGCCGCGCCGAGGCCGAACGCCGCGCCGCAGCCGCCGCTGCGCGCGAACGCGAAGCGCGCGAAGCCCGTGAAGCGACCGCGGCAGGCCGTCCGCGTCCACCACCGCGTCCGCCGACCCAGGTAGCCCGCACGACCGCACCGCAGGTCGGCGGCCTCGGCTGGCCGGTCAGCGGCAGCCTGCTCACCGCCTACGGCGGCAAGTTGCCCGACGGCCGCAGCAGCACCGGCATTCTGATCGGCGCGCCTGCAGGCACCGCGGTGAAAGCCGTTGCCGACGGCACGGTGGTCTTCGCCGAATGGATGACCGGCTACGGCATGCTGCTGATCGTCGACCACGGCAACGGCTACATGAGCCTCTACGCGCACAACGACGGCCTGCTCAAGAGCGTCGGCAACGCCGTGCGCCGCGGCGACACCGTCTCCAGCGTCGGCAGCTCCGGCGGCCAGGGCCGCAGCGGCCTGTACTTCGAACTGCGCCAGAACGGCACACCGGTGAATCCAACGACGTGGTTGCAGCGGCGCTGAGTGGTGTCGGCTGAGCGCTGCTAGCCGCCTGCCAAAAGCACCCTCACCCCAACCCCTCTCCCAGAGGGAGAGGGGCTAAGACCCCGACGCTCGCACCGTACGAGCCCTATCCCTTTGCGGTGAGGCGGCACGCTGGCGAGCCATTGGCTCGCGTGTCGACGAACGCCCTCGCGTCAGCGCGAGAGCTGGGGCGCGGAACGGGGAGTTGGGGTGAGGGCAGTCGCGCAAGAGGCACCGTCTCTTGGGAGTACGCGGACACACCGCGGCAATCCCCCACGCCCCCATTCCGCCTCCTCCGAGCGAACCCGCCACCCACGCACCGCAACACTGCACCTGGATCCCCCGGAGTCCGGCGCATGCAATACACATCCGCCAAGCTTCAGTTCGCGCGCCACCTCCGCCGCGAATCGACCGACGCCGAACGCTTGCTGTGGTTCCACCTGCGCGACCGGCGCCTCGGGGTGAAGTTCAGACGGCAACAGCCCGTCGGGCCTTTCGTCGTCGACTTTCTGAGTGTCGAAGCCATGCTGATCGTCGAGCTTGATGGCTCGCAGCACGACGATGCCATCGATGCTGGCCGCACACGTTTCCTGGAACGCCGCGGCTATCGCATGCTGCGTTTCTGGAATCACGATGCCCTGGTGCGCACGGAATCCGTGCTCGAAGTCATCCTCGCGAGCGTCGCCCTCACCCCAACCCCTCTCCCGGAGGGAGAGGGGCTCGAGCACAACCCCAAACTGCGTTGAGAGATCCGGCAGCGGGCCACGTGCGAGATCGAGCCCCTCTCCCCCAGGGAGAGGGGTTGGGGTGAGGGAAGCCAATCGCAGTTCACTCATATCGGGCGAGTTCAGCCGTTCGCCAACACGCCGCGCCACCCACCCCACCCGCAGAACTGAACATCCCCGCCCGCCTTTAACGCATTCACACACCCTGCCCGCATAATCGATCGACGCGCGACCGCGCGTTTCGCCCGCCTTTCCCCGGAGTCCTGCATGCGCGTGAGTTCACTGACGCTGGCCCTGTCCCTGCTGTTGTCGCCAGCCGCGTTCGCGCAGACCCCACGCTCAGCCGAAACGCCGGCGCAGGCCCCCGGCGAGGCGTCGGAACCCACGCCGCCCGCGCCGCCCGCAACCGCGCCTTCTGAGACGCCGTCGGCCGCGGACGACACCGAGATCCCCGTGGCCGCCAGCGACGATCCCGGCGCGATGGAGCAGGCTTCCAACCGCGTGCCATTGCAGGAGATCCGCCGCTACGTCGGCGTCTTCAATGCCGTGCGCGAGGCCTACGTCGAGCCGGTCGAAGACAGCAAGCTCATGTCCTCGGCAATCCGTGGCCTGCTGCTCGATCTCGATCCGCACAGCGTGTACATGCAGAAGGAAACCGCCACGGCCTTCGACGAAGGCACCGAGGGCGCGTACGACGGCATCGGCGTCGAAGTGATGTATCTGGGCGACGGCAGCATGCGCGTCATCGCGCCGATCGACGGCACGCCCGCCGCGAAGGCCGGCATCCGCGCGGGCGACGTGATCGTCAGCGTCGACGGCCGCACGCTCACGCCGTCCGACAACGATGGCGCCGGCCCGCTGCGCGGCGCGCCCGGGACGTCGGTCACCGTCGGCGTGCTGCGCGATGGCGAGACCGCACCGCTCGAGATCCGCGTCGATCGCGAAACCATCCGCGTCGTCAGCGTGCGCAGCCGCATGCTCGAGCCGGGCTACGGCTACGTGCGCGTGAGCCAGTTCCAGGTCGAGACCGCCGCCGACTTCGCGCGCAATGTCGGCGAGCTCAAGCAGCAGTCCGGCGGCACGCTGCGCGGTCTGGTGATCGACCTGCGCAGCAATCCCGGCGGCCTGCTGACCTCCGCGGTGCAGATCGCCGACGACCTGCTCGACAGCGGCAAGATCGTCAGCACCCGCGGCCGCATCCCGATCAGCGATGCCGAGTTCAGTGCGACACCGGGCGACCTGCTCGACGGCGCCCCGGTGATCGTGCTCGTCGACGTCGGCTCGGCCAGCGCCTCCGAAGTGCTGGCCGGCGCGTTGCGCGACAACAATCGCGCCCGCGTCATCGGCAGCCGCACCTTCGGCAAGGGCTCGGTACAGACCGTGCTGCCGCTCGACAACGGCGATTCGGTCAAGCTCACCACCGCGCGTTACTACACGCCGAGCGGTCGCTCCATCCAGGCCCGCGGCATCGATCCCGACACGACCCTCCGCCCCGAGGGCGCGGAGACCGCCGACCCCAACGCCCCGCGCGCCGCCACCGTCTACACCGAAGCCAACCTGCCGGGCCACCTGCAGGGCGACGAAGAAGACGGCTCCACCGGCGGCGAAGCCCTGCCCGGCGATGGCCCCATCGACGCTGCACTCGCTGAACTGAAGAAGCCCTGGGTGCCGACCGCCCAGGTCCACGCCGAAGACACACCGCCCGCTGTCGCCCCGGCGACCGCGATGCCTGCGCCTGCTACCGGGCCGACGCCTGCGACGGATACAACGCCGAAAACCACGCCGGCTCCGACATCCGAACCCGTCCCCGCAGCAGAGCCGGCTGAAACACCTGAGACCTCAACGGACCCGTCGACATCCGAGAACCCAACGGATTCCGACGCAACGCCCGAGACCTCCGAGCCCCCACCGCCGACACCCTGATCGGCAACAGGCAACAGGCAACAGGCCACGCCCGAAGGGCGATGGGCCACTGGTAATTGCCAACTGACGCATTCGTCGCCCCGGCGAAAGCCGGGGCCCAGCGACTTGGCTCGCAATGCGCTCCGCACGAGAATTAAAAGGCAATGCGGCTGTTATGCCCGTCGCCCCAGCGCACGCTGGGGTCCATTTTGACGTTGCTCGAAGCGTCAGCCGCCGCAGCCGCCTGAGGCACACATCAAAAACCGCCAACAACGCAGAACCCGGCGCCGCTAAGCCAACGTCGCTACCGTCGCCCCGGCGCAAATAGGGCCTAGCGACTCCGCTTCGAGCAACAAGCGCGCGAACTAACTCCCCCGCGCCACCACCCACCACCCCAACCCCGCCAGCAACACCCCGAGCACCACGCTCGCGATCACGTACACCGCCGCCATCGCCACATCCCCACGGCGCAGCAACGCCAGCGTTTCCAACCCGAACGCCGAGAACGTCGTGAATCCGCCCATGACGCCGACGATCAACATCGCCCGCACGTCCGGCGTGAACCAGCCATGCCGCGCGATCCCGCCCGCCAGCAGCCCAGCGACCAGGCACCCCAGCAGGTTCACAACGAACGTCCCCACCGGAAACCGCGGCGGCGCCTCCGCGGTCGCGCCCACGAACTGCAGCATCCACACCGACAACTGATACCGGCACACCGACCCGAACGCACCACCCAGCGCGATCAACGCCAACCGGTTCATCGGCCGCGCTCCCCGCGGCATGCGCGCACGCAAAGGCCGGCGACATGCCGCGCCGCAGAAGCAAAAGAGACCGAAAGCATCTGCCGCATCGCGTCCTCGACTGCGGGAAACCCACCGCACGGAACATCGCAGAAATGGTGCGCCTGGAGGGATTCGAACCCCCGACCAATGGCTTCGGAAGCCACTACTCTATCCGGCTGAGCTACAGGCGCGTCGTCCACGCCGAGCCGGAACAACAGGCAGGGCGGTCGCGCATTGTATCGAAACCGTGCACCCGCAGACAGCCCGCTCATTTACGCCAGAACACATCCGTAAGATGGGTAGAGCAAAGCGAAACCCGTCGCACCCGCACACCAGAATCGTCATCACCCGACCCAACGCCCCGAGCCGCATCCCCACGTGAACTGGTCCCGCATCACCCACCTTGGCGACGCCGCCCTCGTGCTTCCGCTACTCGTCGCGGCCATCGTGGGATTGGCCATACAACGCCCAACCCAACGCCGCGCCGCGTTCCAGTGGGCGTTGATCATCACGACCAGCCTTGCGCTCGTCGCCGCCAGCAAGATCGCCTCCTGCGGCTGGGGCACCGGCATCCGCCGTTGGAACCGCACCTGCTTCAGCGGCCATACGGTATCCGCATGGCTCGCGTGGCCGGCGCTGCTGATGCTCATGGCGCCAACGCGTCTACACGCGTTGAGCATGACGTTGCTCATTGCGGGAACGGCCACTGCACTCCTCGGCTGGTCCCGTGTTCCGCTTGGCGCGCACCCGCTCAGTGAGGTCATCGCGCGCACGGTGCTGGGTGGCGTTGCAGCGTGTCTGTGCATGCGGGTGTTGTGTCCGCATGCGTTGGATCGGCGCGGCATCAGCCTGCTGACGGCCGTACTGCTTGTGTTTGGTGTCGCGCAGCGGCATCGACCGTCCTCCCACGAAGCCCTGGTTCGAAGCGGCCGATGCCATGCTTTCCGGCACGGATCGCGCGGTGCAGCGGCGTCACTGGTCAACAGGCCAATAATGAATTTTTGATGCATCTCAATAGATAATAGATCCGTTAGACCGATCTATTTGATATTTAAATAGATCTATGTAGACTTCGTCGCATGGCCCGCCATCTCGAAATCCATCTCGACGGACGCTGGGTGCGAGCAGCCACGCTCGAGCCGTTCGGCGATGGCGTACGGGTCGACTATCTCGACGACTACGTCTTCAGGGATACGCCTGTACCGGTGTCGATGACCCGCCCGGTCGCATTCAGCCCACCGGGACAAGCCGCAAAAGGCACGCCCGCCTTCTTGTTCGATCTCGTACCGCAAGGGCATGGCCGTCAGCTGCTGCTGCAACTGCTCGACCTGCGTGACAGCGACCACCTGCTGCTGCCGCTGATCGAGGCCGGCGCGTTCAGCCCGGTGGGGCAATTGCGCGTCGATACCGCCGTCGCGTTCTACGACGACTATGTGCGCCGCAATCCGCCGCCGCCCGGCGGCTTTACGCTACAGGCGCTGGCAAACCGCGACTTGCACGCCGTTGAGCACTTGGCCACGCATGCGATGTTGACCGCGGGCAGTCCGGGCGTGCAGGGCATCGCCCCGAAGTATCTGCTTGCAGAGGACGCGACGGGCCAGCTGTACGCCGAACTGGCGTTGTCCGACCTGCAGGTCCGCGCGCACTGGCTGGCGAAAGGTCCGCGGAGCCGGAGTGCCGTCGATCAGACCGTTCTACGCAATGAAGCGGCCTATCTCCAGGTCGCCGCCGCATGTGGCCTGCGTGTGTACAGGGCCGAGACCATCCGGCTGGAGGGCGGCTTGCTGCTGATGCCCCGTTTCGACAGGCGCGTCGCACCGGTCGGTGTACAGCGCCTCGCCCAGGAAAGCCTCGCCAGTCTTGCGGGCCTCACCGGCTTTGGGCAGCCGGTCCGTTTGAATACCCTGCTGCGCGCCCTCCGCCGGCACGTGAGCGACCCGCGGACCGAGACCATCGAGTTCCTACAGCGCGACGTCCTCAACCAGGCAATGCGCAATACCGACAACCACGCGCGCAACCATGCCGTGCAGCGGCTGCCCGGCGGCTGCGTTCAATTGACGCCGCTATACGACTTCGCGCCCATGTTCATGGATCCCGAGCTGATTCCGCGCGTGGCCCAGTGGGCAGATGCCGCCGACGTGCGCCTCGACGACTGGGCGCACATTCTGGCGGCGCTGGACCTGCGCGACGACGAGCGGGCACCGGTGACGCGCGCGATGCACGACTTCGCCGCCCGCGTTGCCGCGTTGCCGCTGACGATGCGCGACGCTGGCGTAGACGCTGCGATCATCGAGCAATGCCGCGCCTCGATCGACCGCCAAGCCGATCAGCTTGCACGGCTCATACCCTGATGCCCCGCAACCCGTCCAGACCAGGTCCGGAACAGGCGCGCATCCAGCGCGAAGCCCTCTACGCGGGCCTGGCCGACGGCAGCATCGGCATTGCCGACGGCGTGCGCCGCATGCGTCACATCAGCGGTCTCACCCAGCCGGAATTCGCGCGTCACCGGGGCATCAGTGTGCAGGCCTTGCGACAGATCGAATCGGGGGCCGGCAACCCCACCGCGGCTACACTCGACGCGATCGGCGCCGTGTTCGGGCTGCGCACAGGATTCGTGCCGCGCAACGACCTCACGTAGGCATACCCCCGAGCGGCCGTGTGCCCAGTTGCCCCCGCGCGCCACCGCAGGATAGGTAGCGCACCGCGAAACCCCTCACTGCCATTCCAAGCGCGACGAACACCCTCAGAAGTTCGGATCGCAATGTCAGTGCCAGGGGTTTCGATGATCTCCCGCAGCGAGGGATAGCGCGGCGTCCACCCCAGCTCACGACGGGCCAGTTCGCTCGCCGCCGCCCGCACCGCAGGATCACCCGCGCGCCGCGGCACCATGTCCCACGGCACCTCGCGGCTGACCGTTTCCGCTGCCGCAATCGCTTCACGCACTGAAAATCCCTGGCCGTTGCCCAGATTGAAGGCGTGTGCGCCCGGATGCGATGTCCATGTACGCCAGCGCCTGCCAGTGCGCCTGCGCCATATCTTCTACGTGGACGTAATCGCGCGCAGGTGCCATTCGGCGTCGGCCAGTCGTCACCGAACACCGAGAGTCGGTCGCTCCCAAATGCTGCGCGCAGCACATTCGGAATCACATGCGTCTCGCGCGTATGCGCCTCACCGATGTCCTCATCCGCGCTCGCCCCGGCCGCGTTGAAATAACGCAGGCAGGCCGGGCTGAAACGCCCGCCCACCAAGCGCTGGTTTCAGAAGATCGGCACGTTGCGCAATGGCCCAGAGATTCTTAGGACGCAGCCGAACAGCCGAAGCCCTTGATGGCGCGCCATAAACTTCGGATGACCACACCATCGCCAGACATTGTCCTGACCGAGCAAAACGTTGCCGCGGGAGCAGACGTTTCGCGTCTGCTCCCGCGACGGCCTTGTCAGTGCAGGCTTGCCGTCTGGCGCGCCCCTACGTTCAATCGCAGCAGTTCCCTCGCCAATCCCGTGCCATACACAACGCGGGCTTCACGCACGACGTTCGAGGGCGCCACGGGAGGGTCCAGGCGCTGCGCCTCCACCTGCAGCATCAGCGTGTACAGGGCCTCCGCGCTATCGAAAATCGCATGTCCAACCATCGCCAGCGTTCCGCTTGCGAAATCAGCATCTGGGCTGGCCGACGTGACGTCGCCATGCGCGCGGATCATCTCGATCAGCCGATTGATCGCGTCCACCTGCGCTAGCGTCATGCCGAACCTGAAGTCTCCGCCTGCATGCGCCTGCGGCCCACGCTCGCCTTCGTCGTCGTCGTCGTCGTCGTCATCGTCATCGTCATCGTCATCGTCATCGTCAGCGTCGTCGTCAGCGTCGTCGTCTTCCGTATCCTGCACGTCGACGGTGGCCGTGCCTGCAACAGGCTTCGGCTTTCGCGCCTCGCGCTGTGCCGGAAATGTCACCTCGTCCAGCACCAGTTCCACCTGTTCGGCCAGCAGCTCCAGGCAGATCGCCACCTCGCCCGCACGGATATCGGGCATGAACTCGTTGTCCTCATTGGCCGTGCGCGGCTGCGCAATGTGCGACAGAAACTCCACGTACTCGCGCAGTTTCTTCAGCCGGAACTGGCTGTCCTCGGGCAGGAAGTAGCCCACCGTGCTCTGATCATTCAAACCGAACGTCGTCATTGCCGTCTCCTCATTCCATGAAGTGCCCGGCCACCACAACGGTGGACGGGAAGTCGGGAGGTTAGAAACCGCTGCAAGCCGGCGGGCGTATTTCCCCGAAGGGTGTTGTATTAGCCGCCCTCCCGACGCAGGCATCACGTCGGTCCATGCCCGCAGGTGCACGGGCACAAAAAACCCACCAGATTGACGGAGGTGGGGACCGCTTGCAGAGGAGTTTCTACGCTCCTTGGGACCGAGTCTGCAAAGTTCGGGCGGCGAGGTCAAGCAGCCAGGTTGCGCGTCTGTGCGTAGGGAAACTCTTGGGGACGCGGAGTACTACAACGCTTGAACAAACGCGCTCCAGCTAAGAGGTGGTCCCGGCGCCGCACCGAATGCGAGGCTTCCAGGCCGCACCACTCGTACAGGGTGTCCTCGGTCTCGGCCGTCCAGCGTTCTCTGGCCATGGCACTGCGAGCCAATCGGCACCCGATGCGAAGCTTTCGAAGCGAAGCGTGCTCGTAGGCTGACCATCCGCCTCCATCCGTTGATGCAAGCCGGATAAGAATTAACCAACGTTCTGCTGGAACGGAATGCCGGTCCAGGCCCGGCTAGGCGCCAGGTGGCGACGCAGGCGCCACCTTTCGGCCGCTCAGGCGTGCGAGCCGACGCATCACGTGCAGCACGCGTTCCCGGCGGGCGGTGAGGAGGTACCACGCAAGGCACATCAACACGTACGCGAGCAGAAGGACCGGATGCGGCACGTCGGCGCGCATCGCACTGCCCGCAGCCAGGCCGCACAACAGGCTGAAGACCACCAGCACGAACACCACCTGCGTGTGGCCGAAGCCCGCTTCCAGCATCAGATGGTGAATGTGGTTGCGGTCGGCATGGAAAGGGGATTTGCGTGCGGACACACGGCGCAGCATCACCACCAGCGTGTCCATCACCGGCACGGGCACAAGCCATAGCGCGAGCACCGGATTCACCGGATGCCCCGGGTTCTGGGTCAACCGGAATGCGAACCACGCGATCACCAGACCGAGGAACGCACTACCGGCATTGCCCATGAACAGCGACGCGCGCTTGCGCCAGGGCAGCCGCAGGTTGAACGCCAGAAACGCGGCAATCGCGCCCATCAGAATCATCATCCGGTCGGCGATCAGCGCGTTGCCCGCATACAGCGCCGCAGCGGCAAGCATCAGAAGCGCAGCCCAGACCAGGCTACCCGCAAGCCCGTCGACGCCATCCACCATATTGATGGCATTGATCAAGCCCACCGTCGCGAAGACGGTGAAAGGGACCGAGAGCATGCCCAGCGACATCGACGACAGCCCCACCGCGGGGCCCAGCTGTTCAACCCGCACATCGCCCACATAGACCATGACGAGCGCGGCGCTGACCTGCGCCAGTACGCGCCAGGTCCACCGCACGTCGAACAAATCGTCCAGAACCCCGATGACCAGCAGGATCACCGCGGCGCCCAGAAAG from the Luteimonas fraxinea genome contains:
- a CDS encoding S41 family peptidase codes for the protein MRVSSLTLALSLLLSPAAFAQTPRSAETPAQAPGEASEPTPPAPPATAPSETPSAADDTEIPVAASDDPGAMEQASNRVPLQEIRRYVGVFNAVREAYVEPVEDSKLMSSAIRGLLLDLDPHSVYMQKETATAFDEGTEGAYDGIGVEVMYLGDGSMRVIAPIDGTPAAKAGIRAGDVIVSVDGRTLTPSDNDGAGPLRGAPGTSVTVGVLRDGETAPLEIRVDRETIRVVSVRSRMLEPGYGYVRVSQFQVETAADFARNVGELKQQSGGTLRGLVIDLRSNPGGLLTSAVQIADDLLDSGKIVSTRGRIPISDAEFSATPGDLLDGAPVIVLVDVGSASASEVLAGALRDNNRARVIGSRTFGKGSVQTVLPLDNGDSVKLTTARYYTPSGRSIQARGIDPDTTLRPEGAETADPNAPRAATVYTEANLPGHLQGDEEDGSTGGEALPGDGPIDAALAELKKPWVPTAQVHAEDTPPAVAPATAMPAPATGPTPATDTTPKTTPAPTSEPVPAAEPAETPETSTDPSTSENPTDSDATPETSEPPPPTP
- a CDS encoding phosphatase PAP2 family protein; its protein translation is MNWSRITHLGDAALVLPLLVAAIVGLAIQRPTQRRAAFQWALIITTSLALVAASKIASCGWGTGIRRWNRTCFSGHTVSAWLAWPALLMLMAPTRLHALSMTLLIAGTATALLGWSRVPLGAHPLSEVIARTVLGGVAACLCMRVLCPHALDRRGISLLTAVLLVFGVAQRHRPSSHEALVRSGRCHAFRHGSRGAAASLVNRPIMNF
- a CDS encoding endonuclease domain-containing protein — protein: MQYTSAKLQFARHLRRESTDAERLLWFHLRDRRLGVKFRRQQPVGPFVVDFLSVEAMLIVELDGSQHDDAIDAGRTRFLERRGYRMLRFWNHDALVRTESVLEVILASVALTPTPLPEGEGLEHNPKLR
- the gpmI gene encoding 2,3-bisphosphoglycerate-independent phosphoglycerate mutase, with amino-acid sequence MPHAASSPRPRPVVLLILDGWGHRDDPRDNALALADIPNWRRLLAEHPSTLIHTEGRHVGLPDGQMGNSEVGHMNIGAGRIVYQDLTRIDAAIEDGSFFDNAELLAACDAVRGNGGTLHVMGLLSPGGVHSHEAHLAAMLDLAAKRGVARVAVHAFTDGRDMPPRSAEPSLRALQDRCAALGNAHVASVSGRYYAMDRDNRWERVRLAWDAIVDATSPHHTPDAVAALQAAYARDENDEFVLPTVIDGAAPMADGDAVVFMNFRADRARQLTAAFVDPAFAGFEARRPQLARFVCLTEYDARLPAPLAFAPDSLPNTLGEVLGANGMTQLRIAETEKYAHVTFFMSGGREDPYPGEDRILVPSPKVATYDLQPEMSAPEVCAKLVQAVRDQRFDVVICNFANPDMVGHTGVLAAAIKAVETVDTAVGEIVAAVREQGGELLVTADHGNVEMMRDPETGEPHTSHTVGPVDLIYVGSRDVPLRGGGALRDLAPTILDLIGVEQPAEMTGRSLLQAAG
- a CDS encoding type II toxin-antitoxin system HipA family toxin — its product is MARHLEIHLDGRWVRAATLEPFGDGVRVDYLDDYVFRDTPVPVSMTRPVAFSPPGQAAKGTPAFLFDLVPQGHGRQLLLQLLDLRDSDHLLLPLIEAGAFSPVGQLRVDTAVAFYDDYVRRNPPPPGGFTLQALANRDLHAVEHLATHAMLTAGSPGVQGIAPKYLLAEDATGQLYAELALSDLQVRAHWLAKGPRSRSAVDQTVLRNEAAYLQVAAACGLRVYRAETIRLEGGLLLMPRFDRRVAPVGVQRLAQESLASLAGLTGFGQPVRLNTLLRALRRHVSDPRTETIEFLQRDVLNQAMRNTDNHARNHAVQRLPGGCVQLTPLYDFAPMFMDPELIPRVAQWADAADVRLDDWAHILAALDLRDDERAPVTRAMHDFAARVAALPLTMRDAGVDAAIIEQCRASIDRQADQLARLIP
- a CDS encoding murein hydrolase activator EnvC family protein, with amino-acid sequence MSRGRALLLVALLVAALPVLDAAGQNSRETERRLERVRKELRDVAAERRRLEGQRGEAARDLRAADEQVSTSARALRDTRIKLAEEQIALEKLQARRVELESTVETRREELAALVRAAYTVGDEAALKLMLAQDRVADAGRLLTYHRYLQQQRSTRISELRAEMAELDGIEAAIQDRRAGLEAAQVEQRAQLAKVESDRSQRAEAVKGIESRFSDRSAREKALGRDARSLERVLTQLREAARRAEAERRAAAAAAREREAREAREATAAGRPRPPPRPPTQVARTTAPQVGGLGWPVSGSLLTAYGGKLPDGRSSTGILIGAPAGTAVKAVADGTVVFAEWMTGYGMLLIVDHGNGYMSLYAHNDGLLKSVGNAVRRGDTVSSVGSSGGQGRSGLYFELRQNGTPVNPTTWLQRR
- the crcB gene encoding fluoride efflux transporter CrcB, yielding MNRLALIALGGAFGSVCRYQLSVWMLQFVGATAEAPPRFPVGTFVVNLLGCLVAGLLAGGIARHGWFTPDVRAMLIVGVMGGFTTFSAFGLETLALLRRGDVAMAAVYVIASVVLGVLLAGLGWWVVARGS